The DNA region GGCGATGGCCTGCTCCAGAAAGGGCCGAGTGTTGTGAATGGGCATGATCACGCTGATCAGTGGGCGTGATGGCAGCATGGGGCAAGGTGTCCGTTGATTGGCTTCGGCCCGAAACGCGGGAGAAGGCCAGGAACCTTCCCCGGGGGCGTGCATCACATCTGCAGGGTCATCCGGCCTGTATTCCGCGCGCCGGCTCACTCCCCGAGCGTACAGGCAGCTGTCGCAGACCAGCGGGCCGGCATCGCTGCGGCCTTCGTGCACGCCCGTGGTCCCACATCCATCGTGCGCCGTGCGCGACCCCGCAGGTCTGGCAGCAGGATCCGTGCCAGTCCCGGGCCAGAATGTGGATTGTGTTCGCCCTTCACCAGCAGCATGGCCTGCCTCTCGACCGGGTGCCGGTCGGTCCCTCCGGGCATTGCCCGCAGCGGGAGAGCGGCCAGCAGGCTGACCAGAGCCAGCAGTGAGAACGCGGTCGTCATGGGAGTCTCCTGTTGGGGCGCACAAGAGTATCATTCCCGCAAAACGGTTCCAACCGAAAGGATGGATGAAGGAACTCGGCACCACGACAGGAGTGATGTCAGGTGAGAGCCCGGGCAAGGCTCCCGGTGGGCTGTCCGGAGAGAGACCGCCCGGAATGCGGCAGGCATTCCGGGCGGTCGGCGTTCATTTGACGATGGTCATGCGGCGTGTGTCACGCACGCGCTGGTTCACTTCGAGAGAGTAGAAATAGGTTCCGCTGGGCAGCGCACCGGCATCGAAGGAGAAGCCGTGCGGACCCATGGCCTGGGGCCCCCGGTCGATGACGCGCACTTCGCGTCCCAGCAGATCGTGCACGAGGATCCGCACCTGCCCGGCCTGTGCCAGCGAGTAGTCGATGCGGGTGCCGGGATTGAAGGGGTTGGGAAAGTTGCCCAGCAACCTGTAGTCCAGGGGGCCGGCCAGCAGGTGGTCCGCGATGTCGCTGAGATTCTGGATCTCCTCGCGGAAGACACCGCCGCTGCGGGTGCCCACGTAGACATGGGTTGTGGTCATGGCGACACAGGTGATCGGGCCGCCGCTGACACCGCTCATGTCCAGAGGGTTGTAGGTGAAGAAGTCATTCGCCTGATAGCCCGCATCTCCGAAGGCCAGAGCCATGCCGGAGAAGGGATACAGGGCGACCGTGAGAAACACGCCGGGATTCTCGACGAGGGAATACCAGGTGATGCCGTAGTCCGGTGTGGCGATCAGGCCGCCATCGGTGGCCGCCATGATCAGAGTGCCCAGAACAACCACCCGGTGCGCCTGGAGCTCGGCTCCGCTGAGTCCGTCATTGATGTCGGTCCAGCTGGCCATGTTGTCCATGGAAAGAAAGATTCCTGCATCGGTCGCGATCACGCGGGGACTGATCTCGTCGTCATCGTATCCGCTGAGGTCGTTGACGAAGAGCGCATCGCCACTGAGACCATTGTTGAAGGCCGTCCAGGGACCATCTACCTCCGGACCGGCAAAGACCCCCTGCCCTTCGGTGCCCAGAGCCCAGTTGAATTCCTCGCTGTCCGCGCCGAACCAGAAGTAGTTGATCGCGCCGCTTCCCGGGCCGCTGCTGGCGCAGGGGAAGTACTCCTGCTGGTCCTGGGTGAAGTACGCGCCGGAGTCCGTGCTGGCCCAGATCACGCGAGGTCCACCTCCGCCCCTCAGGTCGCGGATGCTCGTATTGCCGATGTTGCCGTTGATCGCGCTCCAGGAGGTGCCATCCTCGCTGCGGAAAATGCCGCTGGCCGTGCCGGCCATCACGGTGTCCTGATAGGCGAAGATCGAACGGACATCCATGCTGCCCAGCCCGGTGTTCACTGCCTGCCAGCTGGCCAGGGCCGGAAGGCTGCCCGCCAGCAGCAGGAAGAGGATCGAGGGTCGTTTCATGCGCACGTTCCTTTCGGTGTGGTGTCGGGAGTCCTGTACCCGACAGAGCGATGGGCTGCCCGCAGGCAGGGTATGCGACAGGACGCTCCCGGGGAGCGCGGAGCAGACGGATCGGGTCTTTGCTGTGGTGTTTGTTCTTTGCCGTGTGGTCCGGTTTATCGGACACTCGCGCCGCGAAGTTCAGGTTCGCGCCAGGGGCGCCTGCAAGGTAGGAACGATCCAGCGGAAGGGCGATCGGCAATCACCCCTCTGGAAAATGGCGTCGGGGCTGCCTGCACAGGAGCAGGAAAGCCGGTCGACCGGGCTGGAGACAGAACACCCGCCCAGCTGGACGGGTGTTCGCAGGTTTCGCTGGCCAGGGGTCAGAAACCGTAGGTCATTTCGGCGGCAATGGCGAAACGGGAGTCGGTGGCCGCGCCGTCCTCGTCCAGCCAGATTTTCTGATCCACGCTGTCCAGGCGGAATTCGAGCACCGCGCCCAGCTTTTCGCCAAGAGTGAATGTGGGAGCGATGGTGAGCGAGCTGCGCGTCACGCCCGAAATGGCGCCGCTGACCGGGTCGATGAAGGCCTCGCCCAGACGCAGCATGTCGGCGTCGTCGAACTGGTCCACCCGCAGGGTCAGGCCCAGTGTCTCATTGATGGTCCAGTGACTCATCAGCAGAAAGCCGGTCCAGCTGCCATCGTTGCCTGCGGCATCGGTGTAGCTGCCCGTGTTGACTTCCAGTCCCAGCAGCCAGGCTCCGTGTTCCCAGCGGGCGTCCAGATCCAGCACCAGCTGGCCATCGTCGCCCGTGACTTCCGGGTCGGCAATCCACGAGAAGCCGCCGGAGAAGTCTCCCAGCTGGCCCCCCAGGCGGCCCGCGAAAGTTTTCTCCATGTCGGTTTCCGTGTTCGCATCCCAGCTGTTGGCCAGTATCAGCACCAGATCCAGCCCGGGGCGCAGCTGCAGATCGGTGCGCGCTCCGGTGAAGTTGGTGGGTAACCCATAGTCGAAGACGAGAGAGTGGCTGTACTGGTACATGTCCGGGGCATCCAGCGATTCGAAGCCAATGGGTGCATTGAAGCGGCCCAGACTGAGGCGGGCGTCCCAGGATCCGGGAAGTCCCAGGGACAGGTATCCCTGTTCCACGGCGGCGGCCCAGCCCCCGGCGCCATCATCGCTGAAGTCCAGATCGGCACGCAGCAGGACACCATCGTCCGACTGGCGCACCAGGTCCAGTTCCACCTGATCGGTACTGAAGGCCAGGGCCCGGGGATCGGCATCGTAGCGCAGGCTGGCGTCCACGAAGCCCGACAGGTCCACCTGGGCCAGGGCACTTCCGGCGCAGAGGCTGAGAAGCAGCAGGTTTCTCATGGTGTCTCCTAGAGGGTGTTGGTTTCGTAGGCCTTTTCGCCGTGCAGGGACTCGTCCAGCAGGCTTTCCTCGACTTCGGTGGTCCGTACCGGAGTGACGAGATTGATCAGCCAGAGCATTCCCCAGGTGAACACGAAGGCGTACACGCTGGAGATCGCGATCGCGGCCAGCTGTTTGCCGAAGAAGGCACTGCCACCGTAAATCAGGCCGTCGGCGCCATTGGGATTCACCACGGTGCTG from Candidatus Delongbacteria bacterium includes:
- a CDS encoding T9SS type A sorting domain-containing protein yields the protein MKRPSILFLLLAGSLPALASWQAVNTGLGSMDVRSIFAYQDTVMAGTASGIFRSEDGTSWSAINGNIGNTSIRDLRGGGGPRVIWASTDSGAYFTQDQQEYFPCASSGPGSGAINYFWFGADSEEFNWALGTEGQGVFAGPEVDGPWTAFNNGLSGDALFVNDLSGYDDDEISPRVIATDAGIFLSMDNMASWTDINDGLSGAELQAHRVVVLGTLIMAATDGGLIATPDYGITWYSLVENPGVFLTVALYPFSGMALAFGDAGYQANDFFTYNPLDMSGVSGGPITCVAMTTTHVYVGTRSGGVFREEIQNLSDIADHLLAGPLDYRLLGNFPNPFNPGTRIDYSLAQAGQVRILVHDLLGREVRVIDRGPQAMGPHGFSFDAGALPSGTYFYSLEVNQRVRDTRRMTIVK
- a CDS encoding outer membrane beta-barrel protein; protein product: MRNLLLLSLCAGSALAQVDLSGFVDASLRYDADPRALAFSTDQVELDLVRQSDDGVLLRADLDFSDDGAGGWAAAVEQGYLSLGLPGSWDARLSLGRFNAPIGFESLDAPDMYQYSHSLVFDYGLPTNFTGARTDLQLRPGLDLVLILANSWDANTETDMEKTFAGRLGGQLGDFSGGFSWIADPEVTGDDGQLVLDLDARWEHGAWLLGLEVNTGSYTDAAGNDGSWTGFLLMSHWTINETLGLTLRVDQFDDADMLRLGEAFIDPVSGAISGVTRSSLTIAPTFTLGEKLGAVLEFRLDSVDQKIWLDEDGAATDSRFAIAAEMTYGF